A genomic window from Enoplosus armatus isolate fEnoArm2 chromosome 20, fEnoArm2.hap1, whole genome shotgun sequence includes:
- the pigf gene encoding phosphatidylinositol-glycan biosynthesis class F protein yields the protein MWDHEIRAMASTHAIIAASVFMATVLPAVLVPGFSVYGTHLLWLYSASGAVTAVSVAVFWLLGITPPTKKHTLGYKLSRLFRSCLYFFLSCLFFHTVVVLYGAPLIESALETFSLAVLLTSLTTLRCLCVLGPNVQAWIRVFSRHGAMSVWDTCLQITVACTVVGAWVGAFPIPLDWDRPWQVWPVSCSLGAMIGFLTGLVAAPAWIHYHRKQLTYKCK from the exons ATGTGGGACCATGAAATCAGAGCCATGGCGTCCACTCACGCCATCATCGCCGCCTCGGTGTTCATGGCGACCGTCCTACCTGCGGTGCTCGTGCCGGGCTTCTCGGTGTACGGCACTCACCTGCTGTGGCTCTATTCGGCGTCCGGTGCGGTCACCGCGGTCAGTGTCGCCGTCTTCTGGCTGCTCGGCATCACACCGCCCACCAAGAAGCACACACTGGGATACAAG CTGTCCAGGTTGTTTCGTTCCTGTCTGTACTTCTTCCTGTCGTGCCTGTTCTTCCACACTGTGGTGGTTCTCTATGGAGCTCCGCTGATTGA ATCGGCGTTAGAGACCTTCTCCCTAGCTGTGCTGCTGACCTCTCTAACCACACTGaggtgtctctgtgtcctcGGCCCCAACGTCCAGGCCTGGATACGAGTGTTCAGTCGGCATGG AGCTATGTCTGTGTGGGACACCTGTCTACAGATTACAGTGGCCTGCACAGTGGTAGGAGCCTGGGTGGGAGCTTTCCCTATACCTCTGGACTGGGACAGGCCTTGGCAG GTTTGGCCTGTTTCCTGCAGTCTGGGCGCTATGATTGGCTTCCTGACCGGGCTTGTTGCTGCTCCCGCGTGGATCCACTATCATCGCAAACAGCTCACATACAAGTGCAAGTGA
- the cript gene encoding cysteine-rich PDZ-binding protein → MVCEKCEKKLGKVITPDTWKDGARNTTEGGGRKLNENKILTSKKARFDPYSKTGFATCRICKSSVHQSGSHYCQGCAYKKGICAMCGKKVLDTKNYKQTSV, encoded by the exons ATGGTTTGTGAAAAGT GCGAGAAGAAGCTTGGTAAAGTCATTACACCTGACACCTGGAAGGATGGAGCACGGAATACAACAG AGGGTGGTGGGCGTAAGCTGAATGAAAACAAGATCCTGACCTCTAAGAAAGCCAG GTTTGACCCTTACAGCAAAACGGGCTTTGCTACCTGCAGGATCTGCAAGAGCTCAGTTCATCAGTCTGGATCACACTACTGTCAGGGCTGTGCATACAAGAAAG GAATCTGTGCAATGTGTGGGAAGAAGGTTTTGGACACCAAGAACTACAAACAGACATCCGTGTGA